Proteins from a genomic interval of Polaribacter sp. Q13:
- a CDS encoding RagB/SusD family nutrient uptake outer membrane protein has translation MYTKNKFIKYLSSSSITIILLVIAVSLQNCVNLDENPTKSQLAPGQFSSLEDFNLGVTGVYGKLRTAAQWTTFNVFGWAGDDITTHKALNKAPFREYDQMNVAGDNPRSLSNWKDVYSMIRAVNAVIESAQGLEVADKDGYNTLLGESHFLRGTLFLHMSRIHGRIPLPLSSTPDFDIKLATQIEVYEQIEADLLLAESLLPVIYPDVLPGAPRPNKGSAEAMLSRLYMNWAGFPVKDNSKYTDAANISKKVIDNHAAHGFELLSDLNDLWEVENRFNEESVWTIAYNNPAGLGNRKYGILGYPSDVQGGWNEVFAEVRFFEDFPEGPRKEATYRTDLDWKNFKDQVQPIFTKVVGPIGDLPSQWSTDRNDFYMRYAEVLLNYAEASGRAGTNSTDAWEALNKIRRRAAGNPFNTPDPSVDITSGDLAELAFTERKWEFAGEFLRYNDLVRMEKVAEALSDEARTPLDTNIPIANPVLGSLSSDNYYAPIPQIEIELNPNLGN, from the coding sequence ATGTATACAAAAAATAAATTTATAAAATATTTAAGCAGTAGCAGCATCACTATAATATTATTAGTGATTGCCGTTTCGTTACAAAACTGTGTTAACTTAGATGAAAATCCTACTAAATCGCAATTAGCTCCGGGGCAATTTTCATCCTTAGAAGATTTTAATCTAGGTGTAACAGGTGTTTATGGAAAATTACGTACTGCAGCACAATGGACTACCTTTAATGTTTTTGGTTGGGCTGGAGATGATATTACCACACACAAAGCTTTAAATAAAGCACCATTTAGAGAATATGATCAAATGAATGTTGCTGGAGACAATCCAAGGTCATTAAGTAACTGGAAAGATGTTTATTCTATGATTCGTGCAGTAAATGCGGTTATAGAAAGTGCTCAAGGATTAGAAGTTGCAGATAAAGATGGTTACAATACTCTTTTAGGAGAATCTCATTTTTTAAGAGGAACACTTTTCTTACACATGTCTAGAATTCACGGTAGAATCCCTTTACCTTTAAGCTCTACTCCAGATTTTGATATAAAATTAGCAACACAAATAGAGGTTTACGAACAAATTGAAGCTGATTTATTACTAGCAGAAAGTTTACTTCCTGTTATTTATCCTGATGTATTACCAGGAGCACCGCGTCCTAACAAAGGAAGTGCAGAAGCAATGTTATCTCGTTTATATATGAATTGGGCTGGTTTCCCTGTAAAAGACAACTCTAAATATACAGATGCCGCTAATATTTCTAAAAAAGTAATAGACAATCACGCTGCGCATGGTTTTGAATTATTAAGTGATTTAAATGATTTATGGGAAGTTGAAAATAGATTTAACGAAGAATCTGTATGGACAATAGCCTACAATAATCCTGCTGGCTTGGGTAATAGAAAATATGGTATTTTAGGATACCCTTCTGATGTACAAGGTGGTTGGAATGAAGTTTTTGCTGAAGTTCGTTTCTTTGAAGATTTCCCAGAAGGTCCAAGAAAAGAAGCTACTTACAGAACAGATTTAGATTGGAAAAACTTTAAAGACCAAGTGCAACCTATATTTACAAAAGTTGTTGGCCCTATTGGAGACCTTCCAAGTCAATGGTCTACAGATAGAAACGATTTTTATATGCGTTATGCTGAAGTTTTATTAAACTACGCTGAAGCATCTGGAAGAGCTGGAACAAATAGCACAGACGCCTGGGAAGCTTTAAATAAAATACGAAGAAGAGCTGCCGGAAATCCATTTAATACACCAGACCCAAGTGTAGATATTACTTCGGGTGATTTAGCCGAATTAGCCTTTACAGAAAGAAAATGGGAATTTGCAGGAGAATTTTTACGCTATAATGATTTAGTAAGAATGGAAAAAGTTGCGGAAGCATTAAGTGATGAAGCCCGTACTCCATTAGATACAAATATTCCAATAGCAAACCCTGTATTAGGTTCATTATCTTCGGATAATTATTACGCTCCAATTCCTCAAATTGAGATTGAATTGAATCCAAATTTAGGAAATTAA
- a CDS encoding VCBS repeat-containing protein: MSKIHLSNNSILVKSLFISILFLLISCEEKQKKTTSEKIEKKLFTEVLSKDSGIDFQNSLIESPDANYFQYNYMYIGAGVATADFNNDGLVDIFFSSNTSDNKLYINKGDFKFEDISKKAGIIKRTGFDTGVTIADVNNDGYLDIYLSRGGWIDENHQFANMLYINNGDLTFTEKAKELGLDDENRTINAIFFDYDNDNDLDVFVSNAGDIINRSQTDVIDLLALQKDPKTIALKGSDRLYNNDGTGHFTDVSIKSGILPETGFGLNPQVADLNNDGFLDIYVNNDFNIPDYVYLNNGNGTFSEGRDKVMKHMAFNTMGGDIADINNDGLLDLMTLDMNPEDYIRSKTTMGMTSIENFESMTKSGYHYQYMHNMLQVNNGNGTFSEISKMAGIGDTDWSWSLLSADFDLDGHNDIFVTNGVFRDVIDRDSNNKILAALRAKGRKPTKEDFFEYAKMLPQQKLTNYFFKNNRDLTFKNTSEEWSNGKPTFSNGAAYADLDNDGDLDLIINNINEPATILKNNAREIESGNFLQFSIKGPNNNKFGVGTIVNLYMNDGAIQTRQLINTRGFLSAVSNKLHFGVQKDTKIKKAEVVWQDGKRQEIQNPTINTAIILEYSNATNTVESKETKSPTLFSEEKFKYAHNDPYFNDYHKQVLLPHKLSQTGPAVAKVDINNDGFDDVFIGGGRKQAGKLLLSTANGSFKTANIPDFIKDQNQEDVGATFFDADGDGDLDLYVVSGSYEFARLPKMLLDRLYINNGKGKFSKSTTALPDMISAGSIVIANDYDNDGDQDLFVGGRVIPEKYPFAPKSFLLVNNDGKFSIETSSLAPDLEFIGMVTDAVWTDINNDNQVDLIVTGEWMGIEVFINKNGKLIKSNEYPALKDAKGWWNKILVSDVDNDGNKDIIAGNLGTNYKFHASKEKPFHIYTNDFDFNGVQDIFLAKYYNNKQVPVRGKGCTAQQLPHLKNKIKSYNEFANSDLEGILGSRIKSALHYQVNQFKSGIFKNDGTGKFKFEPFSNHVQKSLINSIISEDVNGDNINDLILAGNNYMSEVETTRADAGTGVLLLGDKKETYKYVPNISTGLFADKDVRNMLILKTKKGKKLLVINNNSTHNLYAIKSDSKK, encoded by the coding sequence ATGTCAAAAATTCATTTATCAAACAACTCTATTTTAGTTAAATCTTTATTTATATCAATACTCTTTTTATTGATTTCTTGTGAAGAAAAACAAAAAAAAACGACGTCAGAAAAAATAGAAAAAAAACTATTTACAGAAGTATTATCCAAAGATTCTGGAATCGATTTTCAAAACTCATTAATAGAGAGTCCAGATGCCAATTATTTTCAATACAACTACATGTATATAGGTGCTGGTGTTGCTACAGCAGATTTTAATAACGACGGATTAGTAGATATTTTCTTTTCGTCAAATACATCAGACAATAAATTATATATAAATAAAGGCGATTTTAAATTTGAAGACATTTCAAAAAAAGCCGGAATTATTAAAAGAACAGGATTTGATACTGGTGTAACTATAGCTGATGTTAATAATGACGGTTATCTAGACATCTATCTATCTAGAGGTGGTTGGATTGATGAAAACCATCAATTTGCAAACATGTTATATATTAATAATGGCGATTTAACCTTTACAGAGAAAGCAAAAGAATTGGGTTTAGATGATGAAAACAGAACCATAAATGCCATCTTCTTTGATTATGATAATGACAACGATTTAGATGTTTTTGTTTCTAATGCAGGAGATATTATTAATAGAAGTCAAACAGATGTTATAGATCTTTTAGCTTTACAAAAAGATCCAAAAACCATCGCTCTAAAAGGAAGCGATCGTTTATATAATAATGATGGTACTGGTCATTTTACCGATGTTTCTATAAAATCTGGAATCTTACCAGAAACTGGGTTTGGTTTAAACCCGCAAGTTGCCGATTTAAATAATGATGGTTTTTTAGATATTTATGTGAATAACGATTTTAACATACCAGATTACGTATATCTAAACAATGGAAACGGCACCTTTTCTGAAGGTAGAGACAAAGTAATGAAGCACATGGCTTTTAATACCATGGGCGGAGATATAGCGGATATTAATAACGATGGTCTTTTAGATTTAATGACTTTAGACATGAATCCGGAAGATTATATTCGTTCTAAAACTACAATGGGTATGACTTCTATTGAAAATTTTGAATCTATGACAAAGTCTGGATATCATTACCAATACATGCACAATATGTTACAGGTTAATAATGGCAATGGTACATTTAGTGAAATCAGCAAAATGGCAGGAATTGGAGATACCGATTGGAGTTGGTCTTTATTATCAGCTGATTTCGATTTAGATGGCCACAATGATATTTTTGTAACAAATGGCGTTTTTAGAGATGTAATTGATAGAGATTCTAACAATAAAATTTTAGCTGCTTTACGAGCTAAAGGAAGAAAACCTACCAAAGAAGATTTCTTTGAATATGCTAAAATGCTGCCACAACAAAAACTAACCAACTATTTCTTCAAAAATAATAGAGACCTCACCTTTAAAAACACATCTGAAGAATGGAGTAACGGAAAACCAACTTTTTCTAATGGAGCTGCATACGCAGATTTAGACAATGATGGTGATTTAGACCTTATTATAAACAATATTAACGAACCTGCAACTATCTTAAAAAACAATGCTCGTGAAATAGAAAGTGGTAACTTTTTACAATTTTCTATCAAAGGGCCAAACAATAATAAATTTGGAGTTGGTACAATTGTTAATTTATATATGAATGATGGAGCTATACAAACTAGGCAACTAATTAATACCCGTGGTTTTTTATCTGCCGTTTCTAATAAATTACATTTTGGTGTACAGAAAGATACTAAAATTAAAAAAGCAGAAGTAGTTTGGCAAGATGGTAAACGCCAAGAAATACAGAACCCTACTATAAATACAGCTATTATTTTAGAGTATTCAAACGCTACAAATACTGTCGAATCAAAAGAAACAAAATCACCTACTTTATTTTCAGAAGAAAAATTTAAGTATGCTCACAACGATCCTTATTTTAATGATTATCACAAGCAAGTATTATTACCACACAAATTATCTCAAACAGGACCAGCTGTAGCTAAAGTGGATATTAATAATGATGGTTTTGATGATGTTTTTATTGGTGGAGGAAGAAAACAAGCAGGGAAATTATTATTAAGTACCGCAAACGGAAGCTTTAAAACTGCTAATATTCCTGATTTTATTAAAGATCAAAACCAAGAAGATGTTGGTGCTACATTTTTTGATGCAGACGGTGATGGAGACCTAGATTTATATGTAGTAAGTGGTAGTTATGAATTTGCTCGTTTGCCAAAAATGTTATTAGATAGATTATATATTAATAACGGAAAAGGAAAATTCAGCAAATCTACAACAGCCTTACCAGACATGATTTCCGCAGGTTCTATTGTTATCGCTAATGATTATGACAATGATGGTGACCAAGATCTTTTTGTTGGAGGAAGAGTAATTCCTGAAAAATATCCGTTTGCTCCAAAAAGTTTTCTTTTGGTAAATAATGATGGTAAATTTTCTATTGAAACGTCAAGTCTCGCACCAGATTTAGAGTTTATTGGTATGGTTACAGATGCCGTTTGGACAGATATAAATAATGATAATCAAGTGGACTTAATTGTTACTGGAGAATGGATGGGCATTGAAGTTTTCATCAATAAAAATGGCAAACTTATAAAAAGCAACGAGTATCCAGCATTAAAAGATGCCAAAGGTTGGTGGAATAAAATTTTAGTTTCTGATGTTGATAATGATGGAAATAAAGACATTATTGCAGGGAATTTAGGTACAAACTATAAGTTTCATGCATCTAAAGAAAAACCATTTCATATTTATACAAACGATTTTGATTTTAATGGTGTTCAAGATATTTTTTTAGCAAAATACTATAATAACAAACAAGTTCCTGTTCGTGGTAAAGGATGTACAGCACAACAATTACCGCATTTAAAAAATAAAATAAAATCTTACAATGAATTTGCCAATAGTGATTTAGAAGGAATTTTAGGCTCACGAATTAAAAGTGCTTTACACTATCAGGTAAATCAATTTAAATCTGGTATTTTTAAAAATGATGGAACAGGTAAATTTAAATTTGAGCCATTTTCTAATCATGTTCAAAAATCTCTTATAAATAGTATTATTTCTGAAGATGTAAATGGAGACAATATTAATGACTTAATTCTAGCAGGAAATAATTACATGTCTGAAGTAGAAACTACCAGAGCAGATGCAGGAACAGGTGTTTTATTACTAGGCGATAAAAAAGAGACCTATAAATACGTACCTAATATTTCTACAGGTTTATTTGCGGATAAAGATGTAAGAAATATGTTAATTCTAAAAACTAAAAAAGGAAAAAAATTACTAGTAATAAACAATAATAGCACGCATAATTTATATGCTATAAAGAGTGATTCTAAAAAATAA
- a CDS encoding IS256 family transposase, whose translation MKPEDILNEDFLKQFKSGSELTNFLEQLHKRGIEKILEGELDAHLDYGKHQKSKSTNLRNGYTKKKLKTTLGETEINVPRDRESSFNPMIVKKRESTTEGIENIIISLYAKGMSNSDIEEQIRELYDFNISTSTISRITDSITNDIIAWKNRPLEATYLIVWMDGIVFKVRENSKVINKTIYIAVGLRTDGKKEVLGLWLGKNESSAFWMSVLTDIRARGTQDILITATDNLNGFTDTIKTVFPNSVTQICVVHQIRNSCRYVVWKDKKEFTRDMKQIYTAPTKEAAKASLKDFKDKWDSKYSYAIKSWENNWDELTVFFDFPIEIRTIIYTTNLIENLNGKIRKYTKNKLSFPTDEAVMKSVFLALRESTKKWTMPIRNWGVILNQFLAIFENRIKL comes from the coding sequence ATGAAACCAGAAGACATTTTAAACGAAGATTTTTTAAAGCAATTTAAAAGCGGATCAGAACTTACTAATTTTTTAGAACAGCTTCATAAGCGAGGCATAGAAAAAATACTTGAAGGAGAGTTAGATGCTCATTTAGACTATGGAAAGCATCAAAAAAGTAAATCAACTAATCTTCGAAATGGGTATACCAAAAAGAAACTAAAAACAACTTTAGGGGAGACAGAAATAAACGTTCCAAGAGACCGTGAAAGTTCTTTTAACCCAATGATTGTTAAGAAAAGAGAAAGTACCACAGAAGGTATAGAAAACATTATAATTTCCCTTTATGCAAAAGGGATGAGTAATAGCGATATAGAAGAACAAATACGAGAACTCTACGATTTTAATATCTCCACAAGCACTATATCAAGAATTACCGATAGTATCACCAATGATATTATAGCTTGGAAAAATAGACCTTTAGAAGCAACCTATCTTATAGTTTGGATGGATGGAATCGTTTTTAAAGTTAGAGAAAACTCTAAAGTCATCAACAAAACCATTTACATCGCGGTAGGTTTGAGAACTGATGGAAAAAAAGAAGTACTTGGTTTATGGTTAGGTAAAAATGAATCTTCCGCTTTTTGGATGAGTGTTTTAACCGACATTAGAGCTAGAGGAACACAAGATATCTTAATCACAGCAACCGATAATTTAAATGGATTTACAGATACAATTAAAACTGTTTTCCCTAATTCTGTTACTCAAATATGTGTGGTGCATCAGATTAGAAACTCCTGTCGTTACGTTGTTTGGAAAGATAAAAAAGAGTTTACCAGAGACATGAAACAAATCTATACTGCACCGACAAAAGAAGCAGCAAAGGCATCCTTAAAAGATTTTAAAGATAAATGGGATTCTAAATATTCTTATGCGATTAAAAGTTGGGAAAATAACTGGGATGAACTTACCGTTTTCTTTGATTTCCCTATAGAAATAAGAACTATAATTTATACCACAAATCTTATAGAAAATCTCAACGGGAAAATTAGAAAATATACTAAAAACAAACTCTCGTTCCCAACCGATGAAGCTGTCATGAAATCTGTTTTTTTAGCACTGAGAGAAAGTACTAAAAAGTGGACAATGCCAATTAGAAATTGGGGAGTTATACTTAATCAATTTTTAGCTATATTTGAAAACAGGATTAAACTATAA
- a CDS encoding pirin family protein — translation MKKIIHKSATRGFANHGWLKSHHTFSFASYQNLERMNFGMLRVLNDDVVQPKMGFGTHPHKNMEIISIPISGALSHKDSMENKRSIEVGEVQVMSAGTGITHSEFNDSKMAAVNFLQLWVIPETENVTPYYNQKMFEAAGRKNKFQVLVSPKSKQIEGSLPINQQGYISMIDLDKEFKTTYELKNGAYFFLIDGEVSIDNELLEKRDAIGITGTNQVSITATKQSKLLVIDVPMS, via the coding sequence ATGAAAAAAATAATTCACAAATCAGCAACAAGAGGTTTTGCCAATCATGGTTGGCTAAAATCACATCATACTTTTAGTTTTGCTAGTTATCAGAATTTAGAAAGAATGAATTTTGGAATGTTACGTGTTTTAAATGATGATGTTGTACAACCAAAAATGGGCTTTGGAACACACCCGCATAAAAATATGGAAATCATCTCTATTCCAATTTCAGGAGCCTTATCTCACAAAGACAGTATGGAAAACAAACGGTCCATTGAAGTAGGAGAAGTACAGGTAATGAGTGCGGGCACGGGTATTACACACTCAGAATTTAATGACAGTAAAATGGCTGCCGTTAATTTTTTGCAACTTTGGGTTATTCCAGAGACAGAAAATGTAACACCTTATTACAATCAAAAAATGTTTGAGGCTGCAGGACGAAAAAATAAATTTCAAGTATTAGTTTCTCCAAAAAGCAAGCAAATAGAAGGTTCTTTACCTATAAATCAACAAGGTTATATTTCTATGATTGATTTGGACAAAGAATTTAAGACAACCTATGAGTTAAAAAATGGAGCTTATTTTTTCTTAATAGACGGAGAAGTTTCAATAGACAATGAACTTCTAGAAAAAAGAGATGCGATTGGGATAACTGGTACAAACCAAGTTTCTATAACAGCTACGAAACAAAGTAAATTATTGGTTATTGATGTTCCTATGTCTTAA
- a CDS encoding MarR family winged helix-turn-helix transcriptional regulator, which yields MGDISKDIKSKFESNKLKALINIKYTANWLSSKENEFFKPFGISPQQYNILRILRGAKDRIKVQLVKERMIERAPNATRLMDKLCDKNLIERERCDEDRRVVFVKISKEGLILLSSIDENNNLSFLENITEEEAAVLSNLLDKIR from the coding sequence ATGGGAGACATTTCTAAAGACATAAAATCGAAATTTGAAAGTAATAAGTTAAAGGCTTTAATCAATATTAAATACACTGCAAATTGGTTAAGTAGCAAAGAGAATGAGTTTTTTAAACCTTTCGGAATTTCGCCACAGCAATACAATATTTTAAGAATTTTACGTGGAGCAAAAGATAGAATTAAGGTTCAACTTGTAAAAGAAAGAATGATAGAAAGAGCTCCAAATGCCACCCGTTTAATGGATAAATTATGCGATAAAAATTTAATAGAAAGAGAACGTTGTGACGAAGATAGAAGAGTCGTTTTTGTTAAAATAAGCAAAGAAGGGTTAATCTTATTGTCAAGTATAGATGAGAACAATAACCTGTCATTTTTAGAAAATATTACAGAAGAAGAAGCCGCTGTTTTAAGTAATCTGTTAGATAAAATAAGGTAG
- a CDS encoding glutaredoxin domain-containing protein, with protein MKIILYGRAGHAYTVAFKNFLNSTDVPYIYKDISKDAEAREHSKELYDGVAKYPTLFVDDKVYLTPTTEEFNKIMQDLSLRA; from the coding sequence ATGAAAATAATTTTATACGGAAGAGCAGGACACGCTTATACAGTAGCATTTAAAAATTTTCTAAATTCAACCGATGTTCCTTATATCTATAAAGACATTTCTAAAGATGCAGAAGCAAGAGAACATAGTAAAGAATTGTATGATGGCGTTGCAAAATATCCAACGTTGTTTGTAGACGATAAAGTGTATTTAACACCTACCACAGAAGAGTTTAATAAAATAATGCAAGATTTAAGTTTAAGAGCGTAA
- a CDS encoding NADPH-dependent FMN reductase yields MKKILAFAGSTSSTSINKKLATFAAENLENTSFDVIDLRDYTLPIFSEDEEKNGFSEDAVKFSALLNNYDGFILSLAEHNGSYTAAFKNIFDWSSRIEAKVFRDKPVLLMATSPGARGGQSVLETALSRFSWQGAKELIPFSLPSFYDNFKEGTIVNAELLAGLKEQVTQFENAVNQ; encoded by the coding sequence ATGAAGAAAATATTAGCATTTGCAGGAAGTACAAGTTCTACTTCTATCAATAAAAAATTAGCAACATTTGCTGCAGAAAACTTAGAAAATACTTCTTTTGATGTCATCGATTTAAGAGATTATACATTGCCGATTTTTAGTGAGGATGAAGAAAAAAACGGTTTTTCAGAAGATGCAGTTAAGTTTAGTGCATTGTTAAATAATTACGATGGCTTTATACTTTCTTTGGCAGAACATAATGGAAGTTATACAGCAGCTTTTAAAAATATTTTCGATTGGAGTTCTAGAATCGAAGCAAAAGTATTTAGAGATAAGCCCGTATTATTAATGGCAACTTCACCAGGAGCAAGAGGAGGACAATCTGTATTAGAAACAGCTCTTTCTAGATTTTCGTGGCAAGGTGCAAAAGAATTAATCCCTTTCTCGTTACCTAGTTTTTACGATAATTTTAAAGAAGGTACAATTGTAAATGCCGAATTATTAGCAGGCTTAAAAGAGCAAGTAACTCAATTTGAAAACGCTGTAAATCAATAA
- a CDS encoding OsmC family protein: MSEVKKAEVVLTNKNFLAEAKIRNHFLTMDQSVEAGGGDSGATPVEYLLTAIGGCVSMTLRTYAERRGWDIGEITVNVSELKDENGPYLTEEISFEKEITEEQRKKLLVFAGKCPVARMIKGETRIVSRIQ; encoded by the coding sequence ATGTCAGAAGTTAAAAAGGCCGAAGTAGTTTTAACAAACAAGAATTTTCTTGCGGAAGCAAAAATTAGAAACCACTTTCTTACAATGGATCAATCTGTTGAAGCAGGTGGAGGTGATAGTGGTGCAACTCCTGTAGAATATTTATTAACCGCAATTGGCGGTTGCGTTTCAATGACTTTAAGAACGTATGCAGAAAGAAGAGGTTGGGATATTGGAGAAATAACGGTTAACGTTTCTGAGCTTAAAGATGAAAACGGACCTTATTTAACGGAAGAAATATCCTTTGAAAAAGAAATTACAGAAGAACAAAGAAAAAAATTATTAGTCTTTGCAGGCAAATGTCCTGTTGCAAGAATGATAAAAGGAGAAACGAGAATAGTTAGCCGTATTCAGTAA
- a CDS encoding DoxX family protein, whose protein sequence is MKTTKIIYYISTALLTLIMLFSAGMYIFNHEAVAGMFTNFGYPTYIIYPYAAAKLLGLVALWFLSNKTIKEWAYAGFFFAFIFAFFAHVMIGDGEQGASIAAMVFLITSYITHKKITNVRS, encoded by the coding sequence ATGAAGACGACAAAAATTATATATTATATCTCCACAGCATTATTAACATTAATTATGCTTTTTTCTGCCGGAATGTATATTTTTAATCATGAAGCAGTAGCAGGTATGTTCACCAATTTTGGGTATCCAACATATATAATTTACCCTTATGCAGCGGCAAAACTTTTAGGTTTAGTGGCTTTATGGTTTTTATCAAATAAAACGATAAAAGAATGGGCCTATGCAGGTTTTTTCTTCGCATTTATTTTTGCATTTTTTGCGCATGTAATGATAGGAGATGGAGAACAAGGAGCTTCTATTGCAGCTATGGTCTTTTTAATTACGTCTTATATTACGCATAAAAAAATAACCAATGTCAGAAGTTAA
- a CDS encoding lipoate--protein ligase gives MIFIDNEGCTDPKLNLALEEYALRNFDASTDYLLFYINAPSIIIGRNQNTLEEINQEYIDKNDIKVVRRISGGGAVYHDLGNLNFSFITNHDGKSISNFKKFTEPVIRVLNELGVHAELKGRNDILVDEKKISGTAQFSTGKRMISHGTLLFDTDMSEVGKALQVKMSKIQSKGHKSVRSRVANISKFLKEPITMDHFKKQLLTGLYEAKEDFEIHKLTEAEWKAVKELKAAKYDLWDWNFGNSPKFNIQRNKRFPIGEIDVRIFVEKGHISDFKIFGDFFGRHPVVNLENLLIGVPYDKNEITKKLHEVTISDYFGKLENSEFIDLVYGND, from the coding sequence ATGATTTTTATTGATAATGAGGGTTGTACAGATCCTAAACTAAACTTAGCATTAGAAGAATATGCGTTAAGAAACTTTGATGCTTCAACAGATTATTTATTGTTTTATATTAATGCACCTTCCATTATTATTGGTCGTAATCAAAATACTTTAGAAGAAATTAACCAAGAATATATCGATAAAAACGATATAAAAGTAGTTCGACGTATTTCTGGAGGAGGAGCTGTCTATCATGATTTAGGAAATTTAAACTTCAGTTTTATTACCAATCACGACGGAAAAAGTATTAGTAATTTTAAAAAGTTTACAGAACCTGTAATTCGTGTTTTAAATGAATTGGGTGTACATGCCGAGTTAAAAGGTAGAAATGATATTCTAGTTGATGAAAAGAAAATTTCTGGAACAGCTCAATTTTCTACAGGAAAACGAATGATTAGTCATGGTACTTTATTGTTCGATACAGATATGAGCGAAGTAGGGAAAGCACTTCAAGTAAAAATGAGTAAAATTCAATCTAAAGGACATAAATCGGTTAGAAGTCGTGTTGCAAATATTAGTAAATTTTTAAAAGAACCTATTACAATGGATCATTTTAAAAAGCAATTACTAACAGGTTTGTATGAAGCTAAAGAAGATTTTGAAATTCATAAATTAACCGAAGCAGAGTGGAAAGCTGTAAAAGAATTAAAAGCAGCAAAATATGATTTGTGGGATTGGAATTTTGGAAACTCACCAAAGTTTAATATACAACGCAATAAACGCTTTCCAATAGGAGAGATAGATGTGCGTATTTTTGTTGAAAAAGGACATATTTCTGACTTTAAAATTTTTGGAGATTTCTTTGGTAGACACCCCGTTGTTAATCTTGAAAACTTGTTAATAGGTGTTCCTTATGATAAAAATGAAATCACTAAGAAGTTACATGAGGTAACTATTTCAGATTATTTTGGGAAATTAGAAAATTCAGAATTTATAGACCTTGTATATGGCAATGATTAA
- a CDS encoding four helix bundle protein yields MSFKFENLIIWQKSMDLGEEMNLLVKNFPKEEIYNLFSQLRRAADSVALNTSEGSILQSNAEYRKFLGYSIRSLAEVVTCLHKAIRRNYLPKKDFDRYYKNCFDLMNMTIAYRNKIK; encoded by the coding sequence ATGAGTTTTAAATTTGAAAATTTAATTATTTGGCAAAAATCTATGGATTTAGGCGAAGAAATGAATTTGCTTGTAAAGAATTTTCCGAAAGAAGAAATTTATAATTTGTTTTCTCAATTACGAAGAGCAGCAGATTCTGTGGCTTTGAATACTTCAGAAGGTTCTATTTTACAATCAAATGCTGAATACAGAAAGTTTTTAGGATATTCAATTCGTTCTTTAGCAGAAGTAGTAACTTGCTTGCATAAAGCAATAAGAAGAAATTATCTACCAAAAAAAGATTTTGATAGATATTATAAAAATTGTTTCGATTTAATGAACATGACAATTGCATACAGAAATAAAATAAAATAA